A region from the Deltaproteobacteria bacterium CG2_30_66_27 genome encodes:
- a CDS encoding SAM-dependent methyltransferase, whose amino-acid sequence MNSRQPKSPADTYEHYFVPAMFLPWSTILLSHAALQARERVLDVACGTGIVARQVAPLVGTEGQVAALDMNPAMLAVARSIPVTPGTTIRWQEGNAMALPFPEGAFDVVLCQHGLQFFPDRAGAVREMRRVLAPGGRALVIVLQALARHPVFEALMESVARHLSLPVSAVMTPFALCDADELRSLFTAAGFEEVDILPVSTTVRFPDPERFVPLAVTSSAAAVPAFTELESPARAALLEIVRGEIEPTIHRYRTPDSVTFPMFAHIAVATR is encoded by the coding sequence ATGAACTCACGACAACCAAAGAGTCCCGCCGATACGTACGAACACTATTTTGTCCCGGCCATGTTTCTTCCATGGTCCACCATCCTGCTCTCCCATGCCGCTCTCCAAGCACGAGAGCGGGTGCTCGACGTGGCATGCGGGACGGGCATTGTCGCCCGCCAGGTGGCCCCATTGGTCGGGACGGAGGGGCAGGTTGCCGCACTCGATATGAACCCGGCAATGCTTGCCGTGGCTCGTTCCATTCCGGTGACGCCGGGCACGACGATTCGTTGGCAGGAGGGAAATGCCATGGCCCTGCCCTTCCCGGAAGGCGCCTTTGACGTCGTGCTCTGCCAGCACGGGCTACAGTTTTTCCCGGACCGTGCGGGCGCCGTGCGCGAGATGCGCCGCGTACTGGCGCCAGGCGGGCGGGCTTTGGTGATCGTCTTGCAGGCGCTCGCGCGACACCCCGTCTTTGAGGCGCTTATGGAATCGGTGGCGCGTCACCTCTCGTTGCCGGTGTCTGCCGTCATGACCCCGTTTGCCTTGTGCGATGCCGACGAGTTGAGGAGCTTGTTTACCGCGGCGGGATTTGAGGAGGTGGACATTCTCCCCGTATCGACCACGGTCCGGTTTCCCGACCCGGAACGTTTTGTCCCGCTTGCCGTGACCAGCTCGGCGGCGGCGGTGCCGGCCTTCACAGAATTGGAATCGCCGGCGCGGGCGGCACTTCTCGAGATCGTGCGTGGAGAAATCGAACCGACCATCCACAGGTACCGGACTCCCGACTCCGTTACCTTTCCTATGTTTGCGCACATTGCGGTGGCCACCCGATAA
- a CDS encoding ferritin — MTNSRKPSDELLDLLNQAIAREIQVSVQYMWQHVLWKGVKGYAVKDAFRKTAIGEMKHAEAIAERLNYLGGIPTTKPTPIFLGTTLQEMIETDKKDEETAITMYKKIIDVARKQGDETTELLFREILSDEEDHHGLFSSLIEEE; from the coding sequence ATGACCAACAGCAGGAAGCCGTCCGACGAGTTGCTCGACCTTCTGAACCAGGCGATCGCCCGGGAGATCCAGGTCTCCGTGCAATACATGTGGCAGCACGTTCTTTGGAAAGGGGTGAAGGGGTACGCGGTGAAGGACGCGTTCCGCAAGACCGCGATCGGCGAGATGAAGCACGCCGAAGCGATCGCGGAGCGGCTGAACTATCTCGGCGGGATCCCGACCACCAAGCCGACGCCCATCTTCCTCGGGACGACCCTTCAGGAGATGATCGAGACGGACAAGAAGGACGAGGAGACGGCGATCACGATGTATAAGAAGATTATCGACGTGGCGCGAAAGCAGGGGGACGAAACGACGGAGTTACTTTTCCGGGAGATCCTCTCGGACGAGGAAGACCACCACGGCCTCTTCAGTTCGCTGATCGAAGAGGAGTAG
- a CDS encoding cytochrome B5, producing MRRFTRKELVLCNGEASASVYIGYKGYVYDVSRSFLWQGGKHFWIHNAGADLTRSMGQAPHGEDMLERCPIIGELADE from the coding sequence ATGCGACGATTCACCCGAAAGGAACTGGTCCTTTGTAATGGCGAGGCGAGTGCATCCGTCTATATTGGCTACAAGGGGTACGTGTACGACGTGTCCCGCTCTTTCCTCTGGCAAGGTGGAAAGCATTTCTGGATCCATAATGCCGGCGCCGACTTGACAAGGAGCATGGGCCAGGCTCCTCATGGCGAGGATATGCTGGAAAGATGTCCCATCATTGGAGAGTTGGCGGACGAGTGA
- a CDS encoding short-chain dehydrogenase/reductase, which translates to MGNVTLITGATSGIGKATALLLAGKGYDVYAGARKTADGEALVAEARGRGIHLKAVQVDVTDDGSVRAAVSRVAKESGRLDNLVNNAGFGFLGTVEESTDAEILRQFDVNVFGVGRMCRAALPLMRARRSGVIVNISAWLGRMGFPLLTYYNASKYAVEAITDSLRYEVAPFGIRVHSVLPGLFGTRFVSKGLVANPATVSPASPYAALAAKLIPVVAKKINEGPDPVAVAEAVLRVIEDAGSPIRTPVGVEAETFVPMTKQLSDEAFEAQVKEIFGL; encoded by the coding sequence ATGGGCAACGTCACGCTGATCACCGGGGCGACATCCGGAATAGGGAAGGCAACGGCGCTCTTGCTGGCGGGCAAGGGATACGATGTTTACGCGGGGGCGCGGAAAACGGCGGATGGAGAGGCGTTGGTCGCAGAGGCGAGGGGCCGGGGGATCCACCTCAAGGCCGTGCAGGTGGATGTCACGGACGACGGTTCCGTCCGCGCCGCCGTTTCGCGCGTGGCGAAGGAGTCCGGAAGGTTGGACAACCTCGTCAACAACGCGGGGTTCGGGTTCCTGGGGACGGTGGAGGAGTCGACGGACGCGGAGATCCTGCGCCAGTTCGACGTCAACGTCTTCGGCGTGGGCCGGATGTGCCGGGCGGCGCTCCCCCTGATGCGGGCCCGGCGGTCGGGGGTGATCGTCAACATCTCCGCGTGGCTCGGGAGGATGGGGTTCCCGCTGTTGACGTACTACAACGCGAGCAAGTACGCCGTCGAGGCGATCACCGATTCCCTGCGGTACGAAGTGGCTCCTTTCGGAATCCGGGTCCATTCCGTATTGCCGGGACTCTTCGGCACCCGCTTCGTGTCGAAAGGGTTGGTGGCGAACCCGGCGACCGTCTCCCCGGCGTCGCCGTACGCCGCGCTGGCCGCGAAGCTCATCCCCGTGGTGGCGAAGAAGATCAACGAGGGACCGGACCCCGTGGCGGTCGCGGAGGCGGTCCTCCGTGTGATCGAGGACGCCGGTTCCCCCATCCGCACTCCGGTGGGTGTCGAGGCTGAGACGTTCGTCCCGATGACGAAACAGCTATCGGACGAGGCGTTCGAGGCACAGGTGAAGGAGATCTTCGGGCTGTAG
- a CDS encoding sugar ABC transporter permease — protein MSGERRIRILYALGAAAMAAFCLLPVAYMLLVAASSRPDVLSARVEVRLTAAHFLAVLETGSLHFPEYVVNSIAVSGLSAVLAVALAAPAAYALTRLELPGRMPILFLVLSVSMFPPVSLVSYLFRMMSALRWINTYAALVLPYTAWVLPLSLWILVGYFSRIPRDLDRAALLDGCGRFAALWKVMVPVAAPGIFSTAILAFIFAFNEFLFALLLTTNQNARTIPVGIALFEGLHGEIPWGMIMAAATLAVVPVVLLALAFQRRIVAGLTEGAVRE, from the coding sequence ATGAGCGGGGAGCGCCGGATCCGGATCCTCTACGCCCTGGGCGCCGCGGCGATGGCAGCGTTCTGCCTCCTGCCGGTCGCGTACATGCTCCTCGTCGCGGCATCCAGCCGCCCCGACGTTCTCTCCGCGCGGGTGGAAGTTCGCCTGACCGCCGCTCATTTCCTCGCGGTGCTCGAAACGGGCTCGCTCCATTTCCCGGAATATGTCGTGAACAGCATCGCGGTCTCCGGACTTTCCGCGGTCCTCGCCGTGGCCCTTGCGGCCCCTGCCGCCTACGCCCTCACCCGGCTGGAGCTGCCGGGGAGGATGCCCATCCTCTTCCTCGTCCTGTCGGTCTCCATGTTCCCGCCCGTGAGCCTGGTGAGCTACCTTTTCCGCATGATGAGCGCCCTGCGCTGGATCAACACCTACGCCGCCCTCGTGCTCCCCTACACGGCGTGGGTTCTCCCGCTCTCCCTGTGGATCCTCGTCGGTTACTTCTCCCGGATCCCCCGGGACCTCGACCGCGCGGCGCTCCTTGACGGCTGCGGCCGGTTTGCGGCGTTGTGGAAGGTGATGGTTCCCGTCGCCGCCCCCGGGATCTTCTCCACCGCGATCCTGGCGTTCATTTTCGCCTTCAACGAGTTCCTCTTCGCGCTCCTGTTGACCACGAATCAAAACGCACGCACGATCCCCGTCGGGATCGCGCTCTTCGAGGGGCTTCACGGGGAGATCCCATGGGGTATGATCATGGCCGCGGCCACCCTTGCCGTCGTGCCGGTCGTCCTCCTGGCGCTGGCGTTCCAGCGGCGGATCGTCGCGGGGCTTACGGAAGGGGCGGTCAGGGAATGA
- a CDS encoding ABC transporter permease, with amino-acid sequence MGKDHDLSEVLRGYAFLAPLCALLLVFVFLPVAGTVLDSLMRDVTFLPRRFIGLSNYRSLWSDPGFWQSLRFTALFTLVSVPLELALGLAFALLLEHPAPVRGFLRAGVLIPWAIPAAVSGRVFELIYNVQYGLANAIVTGIGLSDGPAHWLGTSTGAFLALVAADAWKTTPFVAILLLAGLSSIPEDLYRQAEVDRAGPLQRFSRVTLPLLRPVLVVALLFRTIDSLRVFDLVFVLTGGGPGGSTTSLSMYGYRFFVGGDFGYGSAVSVVLFLLAFLFSLLYLGAGRFGREIA; translated from the coding sequence ATGGGAAAAGACCACGACCTGTCCGAGGTCCTGCGCGGCTACGCCTTTCTCGCTCCCCTTTGCGCCCTCCTCCTGGTGTTCGTTTTCCTCCCCGTGGCCGGGACCGTACTGGACAGCCTGATGCGGGACGTTACCTTCCTTCCGCGGCGTTTCATCGGTCTTTCGAACTATCGGTCGCTGTGGTCGGATCCGGGCTTCTGGCAATCCCTCCGGTTCACGGCCCTGTTCACGCTCGTATCCGTTCCCCTGGAACTTGCGCTGGGACTTGCCTTCGCGCTCCTCCTCGAGCATCCCGCCCCCGTCCGCGGGTTTTTGCGCGCCGGCGTCCTCATCCCCTGGGCGATCCCGGCCGCCGTCTCCGGGAGGGTCTTCGAACTGATCTACAACGTCCAGTACGGACTGGCGAACGCGATCGTGACCGGAATCGGACTGTCCGATGGGCCTGCTCACTGGCTCGGCACTTCCACCGGCGCCTTCCTCGCGCTCGTCGCGGCGGACGCATGGAAGACCACGCCGTTCGTGGCGATCCTCCTCCTTGCCGGGCTCTCCTCGATCCCGGAGGACCTCTACCGGCAGGCCGAGGTGGACCGGGCGGGTCCCTTGCAGCGGTTTTCCCGGGTCACGCTCCCGCTTCTGCGGCCCGTCCTCGTCGTTGCGCTCCTGTTCCGCACGATCGACTCCCTGCGCGTCTTCGACCTCGTGTTCGTCCTCACGGGAGGAGGCCCGGGTGGGAGCACGACCTCCCTTTCCATGTACGGGTACCGCTTCTTCGTCGGGGGGGATTTCGGGTACGGGTCGGCGGTCTCCGTCGTCCTGTTCCTGCTCGCCTTCCTGTTCTCCCTCCTGTACCTGGGGGCGGGACGGTTCGGGAGAGAGATCGCATGA